Proteins found in one Ovis canadensis isolate MfBH-ARS-UI-01 breed Bighorn chromosome 20, ARS-UI_OviCan_v2, whole genome shotgun sequence genomic segment:
- the SMIM13 gene encoding small integral membrane protein 13: MWHNVGLTLLVFVATLLIVLLLMVCGWYFVWHLFLSKFKFLRELVGDTGSQEGDREPSGSETEEDASPSPHRIRSARQRRAPADEGH, encoded by the exons ATGTGGCACAACGTGGGGCTGACCCTGCTGGTGTTCGTGGCCACGCTGCTGATCGTGCTGCTGCTGATGGTGTGCG GTTGGTATTTTGTTTGGCATCTTTTTTTGTCAAAATTCAAGTTTCTTCGGGAACTGGTTGGAGACACCGGATCCCAGGAGGGAGACCGTGAGCCTTCAGGATCTGAGACCGAAGAAGATGCTTCACCATCTCCACACAGGATCAGGTCTGCTCGCCAGAGGAGGGCCCCTGCGGATGAAGGCCACTGA